In a single window of the Myxococcales bacterium genome:
- a CDS encoding DUF1844 domain-containing protein, producing the protein MVSDNHEDSSGFKVSDKRRFDNEGRERGEVESKRNEDAEKNPSSASPAHEIDFSTFVLSLATSAQVHLGMIPNPATGKQDSDPVLAKQTIDIIGILEEKTRGNLSEDEKKLIDHLLYDLRIQYLQHKK; encoded by the coding sequence ATGGTATCCGACAATCATGAGGATAGTTCAGGATTCAAGGTCTCAGACAAAAGGCGTTTTGATAATGAGGGGCGGGAAAGGGGAGAGGTCGAGTCCAAGCGGAACGAGGATGCTGAAAAAAATCCCTCGAGCGCATCTCCAGCGCATGAAATAGACTTTTCTACCTTTGTGCTATCCCTTGCCACATCCGCGCAGGTTCACTTGGGCATGATACCGAACCCTGCCACGGGAAAGCAGGACTCAGATCCGGTTCTTGCAAAACAGACGATAGATATCATCGGGATTCTTGAGGAGAAGACGCGTGGTAACCTGAGCGAGGATGAAAAGAAACTTATAGATCATTTGCTTTACGATCTGAGAATTCAGTACCTTCAACACAAGAAGTGA
- the bamD gene encoding outer membrane protein assembly factor BamD, whose product MRAKSLTILAVLLLLPACSKKLPQIGAGNPDEEFKQCMHLSAKNKFEDAVQCLEMFKARYPQTKLGQEAELRIGDAYYAKKDYLLAAESYLAFIKLHPRSPRTDYAHYKAGTSYLLETPKSIDRDQEYLDDAIDHLRILLRRYPESQYRDLAKEKLKQALLKVARRTYYVGNFYFRTGEYIASIPRFMTVGEEFPESGLADKAFYKAVIANIRLDNIEGAKTAYSALMMKFPSSKFCKQAERKLLIAAKSAEKKAARR is encoded by the coding sequence ATGAGAGCAAAATCATTGACTATTTTGGCTGTTCTTCTTCTTCTGCCGGCATGTTCCAAAAAGCTCCCTCAGATAGGCGCTGGCAACCCGGATGAGGAGTTCAAACAATGCATGCACCTTTCCGCCAAAAATAAATTTGAGGATGCGGTGCAATGCCTAGAAATGTTCAAGGCCCGCTATCCGCAAACAAAACTCGGCCAGGAAGCGGAGCTCAGAATCGGAGACGCCTACTACGCCAAGAAGGATTATCTCCTCGCAGCAGAGTCCTACCTCGCTTTCATCAAGCTTCATCCAAGGAGTCCGCGCACGGACTACGCCCATTACAAAGCCGGCACATCCTATCTTTTGGAGACACCGAAGTCCATCGACAGGGACCAGGAATATCTCGACGATGCGATAGATCATCTTCGAATCCTGCTGCGCAGATATCCGGAAAGCCAATACAGGGACCTTGCGAAGGAAAAACTGAAGCAGGCCCTCCTCAAGGTCGCTCGCAGAACCTACTACGTGGGAAATTTCTATTTCAGGACAGGCGAGTACATAGCGAGCATCCCGCGTTTTATGACCGTTGGGGAGGAATTCCCGGAATCCGGACTTGCGGACAAAGCCTTCTATAAAGCGGTCATCGCCAACATCAGACTGGATAATATCGAGGGTGCAAAAACGGCATATAGCGCGTTGATGATGAAATTTCCCAGCAGCAAGTTCTGTAAGCAGGCCGAAAGGAAACTCTTGATTGCAGCGAAATCCGCTGAAAAAAAAGCTGCTAGGCGCTAG
- a CDS encoding tetratricopeptide repeat protein: MRDNVGELVTLGKQHFENREYERAAKYLQKVIEMECKYADVYNMMGVMAHDGGRFATAMKYFQEALNLNPTYTEAVLNLAVLYNDLGQYEDAKKLYNDLKQTSKKVSGKIEPVLKGKLSNLHAEIGDIYRSVGLYDHAIEEYTKALTLNPNYFDIRTKLGQAFREDGKLKESVKELAAVVKIKKSYSPALVQLGLTYYSMEKLPDAKKLWKKALEADPQNKYAQMYLKLCDSTSGSSKQSPLTARKSTRQGPSKKTKKSAKRKK; encoded by the coding sequence ATGCGAGACAACGTCGGCGAACTCGTAACATTGGGCAAACAGCATTTCGAAAACAGGGAATATGAGCGTGCCGCCAAGTATCTTCAGAAGGTAATAGAGATGGAGTGCAAGTACGCCGATGTCTATAACATGATGGGAGTGATGGCACACGATGGCGGAAGGTTCGCCACCGCCATGAAATATTTTCAGGAAGCTTTAAATCTCAACCCAACCTACACCGAGGCAGTGCTCAATCTTGCAGTTCTTTACAACGATCTCGGCCAGTACGAGGACGCAAAAAAACTCTACAATGATTTAAAACAGACTTCGAAGAAAGTCTCCGGAAAAATTGAGCCGGTGCTCAAGGGGAAGCTTTCGAACCTTCATGCCGAAATCGGCGACATCTACAGATCGGTCGGCCTATACGATCACGCCATAGAGGAATATACAAAAGCTCTGACTTTGAATCCCAACTACTTCGACATCAGGACCAAGCTAGGCCAAGCGTTCCGTGAAGATGGAAAACTGAAAGAGTCCGTAAAGGAACTTGCCGCAGTAGTAAAAATTAAAAAAAGCTACTCACCGGCTCTCGTTCAACTCGGCCTCACCTATTACTCCATGGAAAAATTGCCAGACGCAAAAAAACTTTGGAAGAAAGCCCTCGAGGCGGATCCTCAGAACAAGTACGCACAGATGTATTTGAAACTTTGCGATTCTACATCGGGAAGTTCGAAGCAATCCCCTCTCACAGCGAGGAAGTCAACTCGTCAGGGCCCATCCAAGAAAACAAAGAAATCGGCCAAGAGGAAAAAATGA
- a CDS encoding DegQ family serine endoprotease, with the protein MKKRFSVFALIVVSIFTAAIVAATVVWTGSMRNAHSVDITSASPTQDTMKASWAKVDPTSFADLAERVGKAVVNISTSKKAAGRRGIQSFPFPKFGPNDPFDDFFEKFFDGMPQEQVTRSLGSGFIINKDGTILTNNHVVSRADDIEVSLSDGRKFKAKVLGVDERTDIAVIKIDTKESLPAAKLGNSSVMRPGDWVMAIGNPFGLDHTVTVGVVSAIGRLIGGGAPYAKFIQTDASINPGNSGGPLFNLSGEVIGLNTMIHAGGQGIGFAIPIDLAKQMVPELVEKGSVSRGWLGVSIQEITPELAKSFNLEKNEGALVSEVYSDSPAAKAGLLRGDIIVEFNGEKVEEPYDLSLQVGNSKPGNKVNVVVIRKNEKKNIAIEIGKYKEGEVAFAEKALDRGKADKLGLVVKSVSAEDARKLGVPADFKGVYVERVDPESSAAYANIATGDIILEINDSKIQSVEDYMKTVEKLKTGDPVRLFIKRGVASIYLAFKL; encoded by the coding sequence ATGAAAAAACGTTTTTCTGTTTTTGCTTTGATCGTCGTCTCCATTTTTACCGCGGCAATTGTCGCTGCAACTGTGGTCTGGACCGGCAGCATGAGGAACGCACACAGCGTCGATATCACTTCCGCCAGTCCGACGCAGGATACCATGAAAGCATCATGGGCGAAGGTTGACCCTACTTCTTTTGCCGATCTCGCCGAGAGGGTTGGCAAAGCGGTCGTAAATATTTCCACCAGCAAAAAGGCGGCGGGACGCCGTGGAATCCAGAGTTTTCCATTTCCCAAATTTGGTCCCAATGATCCGTTTGATGATTTTTTTGAAAAATTCTTTGATGGTATGCCGCAGGAGCAGGTCACCAGAAGCCTTGGCTCCGGCTTTATCATCAACAAGGATGGGACGATACTCACCAACAACCACGTGGTGAGCAGGGCCGACGACATAGAGGTAAGCCTTTCCGATGGCCGAAAATTCAAGGCGAAGGTGTTGGGGGTCGATGAACGGACCGATATCGCGGTTATCAAGATCGACACCAAAGAGAGCCTCCCTGCTGCAAAGCTAGGCAATTCGAGCGTTATGCGTCCGGGCGACTGGGTTATGGCCATCGGGAACCCCTTTGGTCTGGATCATACGGTCACGGTTGGCGTTGTCAGCGCCATCGGCAGACTGATAGGGGGCGGGGCGCCATATGCGAAATTCATCCAGACCGACGCTTCCATCAATCCCGGCAACAGCGGTGGTCCGCTATTCAACCTCTCAGGAGAGGTTATAGGTTTAAATACCATGATTCACGCAGGTGGGCAGGGGATAGGATTTGCGATTCCAATAGATCTTGCGAAGCAGATGGTTCCCGAGCTCGTTGAAAAGGGGAGCGTTTCTCGCGGCTGGCTGGGAGTTTCAATACAGGAGATCACGCCTGAGCTGGCGAAGTCCTTCAACCTTGAGAAGAACGAGGGGGCTTTGGTCTCAGAGGTTTACAGCGACTCTCCTGCTGCGAAGGCCGGGCTCCTTCGGGGGGATATCATAGTAGAATTCAACGGCGAAAAGGTGGAGGAGCCGTACGATCTCTCGCTGCAGGTAGGCAATTCAAAACCCGGCAATAAGGTGAATGTTGTGGTTATCAGAAAGAACGAGAAAAAGAATATAGCCATAGAGATTGGGAAATATAAGGAGGGGGAGGTTGCCTTTGCGGAAAAGGCTCTCGATCGTGGCAAGGCCGACAAGCTGGGACTCGTCGTCAAATCGGTTTCTGCGGAGGATGCCAGGAAGCTTGGCGTCCCGGCGGATTTCAAAGGGGTTTATGTAGAGAGGGTCGATCCGGAGTCTTCCGCCGCCTACGCGAATATCGCCACCGGCGATATAATCCTGGAGATAAACGATTCCAAGATACAGAGCGTCGAGGATTACATGAAAACAGTCGAAAAGCTGAAAACCGGCGATCCGGTTCGCCTTTTCATCAAACGCGGAGTTGCGAGT